Part of the Candidatus Bathyarchaeota archaeon genome, TTTAAATTCTGAGAAAGAAGGTATATAAACATGACAGAAAATGATATAAATTATAGGTTTAATGAGAAACTTAGAGAGTTAGAGGAAAAACTGCCTAATATGAAAACGGGAGCAAATTGTGCTGAATTAACTTTAACAAGTGTCTTACAAGTTCTTAATGTCGACAATTTTATGTTTCATAACATTATAAAACCATTAGCCGGAGGATTTGGTGGCTACAAATCCAAAAAAGGATGGATGGGAGCATGTGGTGCTGTTGCTGGAGGGTGTGCTGCGATAGGTGCTGTTTTAGGAGGAAAAAAATTAATGGACGATGATACAATGCAAAGAGCATATTTTAATGCTACTAAGTTTGCCATTGATTTTGAAACCCAATTTGGGTCTGTAGTATGCTCATAACTATGCGGTTATGATTTTAGTAACCCAGAAAACTATATGAAATATAGAGAAGAAGGGATTTGGCAGAAAACTTGCTACAAATTTGTTGTATGGGCTGTGGATAAAGTAAGAAATTTAACTCAACAAGATTTAAAAGAAAAGTGGATTTAACTTTACTTCTTTCCTTTCATTTTAGCGTGCAAATTAAAAATTTTTAATACTAATAATGGTATATTACAATTATTCAATAGAAAAATATTCAATTTTTAAAGATAAGTGAGACTGATAATGGTAGATGAACAAGAATCTCGTTTTTGTCCCTAT contains:
- a CDS encoding C-GCAxxG-C-C family protein, which gives rise to MTENDINYRFNEKLRELEEKLPNMKTGANCAELTLTSVLQVLNVDNFMFHNIIKPLAGGFGGYKSKKGWMGACGAVAGGCAAIGAVLGGKKLMDDDTMQRAYFNATKFAIDFETQFGSVVCS